In Zingiber officinale cultivar Zhangliang chromosome 1A, Zo_v1.1, whole genome shotgun sequence, the DNA window cgccgctcgaccgctgatgacgcgagggtttaaggtcgccgctcgaccgccgatgatgcgagggtttaaggtcgtcgctcaaccgcCGATGACgcgtgggtttaaggtcgccactcgaccgccgatgacgcgagggtttaaggtcgtcgctcgaccgccgatgacgcgagggtttaaggtcgccgctcgaccgtcgatgacgcgagggtttaaggtcgccgctcgaccgccgatgacgtgaggatttaaggtcgccgctcgaccgctgatgacgtgagggtttaaggtcgccgctcgaccgctgatgacgtgagggtttaaggtcgtcgctcgaccgacGATGGCGCGAGGGTTTAAGGCCGTCGCTTGACCGCCGATggcgcgagggtttaaggtcgccgctcgaccgtcgatgacgcgagggtttaaggtcgccactcgaccgccgatgacgcgtTTGATAGGAAGGGGTTTAGGAGAGATCCAATTGTTTTCTTCCTGTGTCCAaggaaacatacatacatgcatgtgTACATGAATTCATTCGCTCACCTCTCATCCGGCTCTGTAAGGTTGGAGGTGAtttgcgctccacggtctatccaGCCTCCTTCCCTCCGCGTCCTCCAAGTAGTATGCACCCGACCGCAGCTTTTCTATGACTTTGAATGGACCCgtccatggagcttcaagctttttgacgtccccgaccggcttgacCCTTTTCCAGACTAGGTCGCCCACCTGGAAAGATCTGGGGATTACCCGACGATTATAGTTTTGCCGCATCCTTTGTCTGTAAGCTGTTAGCCGGGCGATCGCTTTGTCGCGCGTTTCGTCAACCATGTCAAGCTCCATCCATCGCCTTCCCCCGTTTTCTCCGTTGTAGTGAAGCACCCGATCGGACTCAATCCCGACCTCGACTGGGGCGACCGCCTCTCCTCCATAtactaaatggaatggcgtgaagCCAGTTCCTTCCTTGGGAGTCATCCGTAACGCCCATAACACACTGGgtagctcgtctacccagctgccccccatgtgatcgagccgaactcgaagtattcgcaggatctcccgattggctacttcggcttgaccattgctctgaggatacgccacggaagtgaagtgttgttcgatgtcgtaCCCTTTGCACCATTCTCTGAGCTCCTAACCAACGAATTGTCGCCCGTTATCCGAAATGAGccgacgaggaatgccgaaccgacaaattatatgctgccaaatgaactttttcaccatctgctcggttattttggccagtggctcgacttccacccattttgaaaaataatcaacaGCCACCAGTAGGAATTTTCTCTGACCGGTTGCCATAGGAAAAGGACCGACtatgtccattccccactggtcgaatgggCATGCAACAGTGGACGCTTTCATCTCGACAATTGGTCGGTGAGTCAGATTACTGTATTTTTGGCAGGACAAGTAAGTAGTTACTGCCTTGCTCGCATCTCTCTGgagtgttggccaaaaatatcctgctaggATAATTTTCTTCgctagcgatcgtccgcccggatgtcctccgcaggaGCCCTGATGTACCTCTTGAAGGATGTATTTGGCGTCCTCAGTACCTACACACTTGAGTAGAGGGCGTGAGAAGGCTTCTTTATACAATTGCTCGCCAACCATAGTGAACCGAGCGGCTCTCTTTCTTAAAATTCGCTCGGCTTCGCGACCTCCTGGTAAGGTTCCAGACTGGAGGAACCtaatgatgggtgtcctccaatctTCCGGAAGTGGTATTTCTATTGACCGATCAACATGCGCCACTAGGGAGACCTGCTCGATGGGACAATTGGCGATGATCGGCGTCACCGCGCTAGCCAGCTTCGCCAGTTCATCCGCTgcttggttctccgatcggggtATTTTGTGAATAACGACATCTTGGAAATTCgccctgagcttttcaaaggcgtCCACATATAATCTGAGCTGAGCGCTATTGATTTCGAACGTTCCATTCAGCTGCTGGgctgccaactgtgaatccgaatgcaAGAGTACCTTGGTGGCCCCGACTTGCCGAGCGGCTTGAAGGCCAGCTATGAGAGCTTCATATTCAGCTTCGTTGTTGGTGGCTCGATAGTCCAATCGAATGGATAGATGCATTCGGTCTTCTTTCGGGGATATAAGCAGGATACCTACTCCACTACTCGGTCGGGCGGACGAGCCGTCAATGTATACCCTCCATGGGGATTCTGGCTCAGGGTCTGGTACTTCTGTAATGAAATCTGCCAACGCCTGTGCTTTGATAGCCGACCGGGGTCAGTATTGTATGTCGAACTCATTAAGCTCAGTGGTCCATTTGATTAATCGGCCAGACGCTTCAGGGTTGAGCAGGACCCGACCCAAGGCGTTATTAGTCATCACGATTATGGGGTGAGCTAAGAAatagggccgaagctgatctcgggcccctCTGCTTTCTCCTTGCTACATCCTACAGCGTAGATGGTCAGCTGCCACGCGT includes these proteins:
- the LOC122005181 gene encoding uncharacterized protein LOC122005181 — encoded protein: MTPKEGTGFTPFHLVYGGEAVAPVEVGIESDRVLHYNGENGGRRWMELDMVDETRDKAIARLTAYRQRMRQNYNRRVIPRSFQVGDLVWKRVKPVGDVKKLEAPWTGPFKVIEKLRSGAYYLEDAEGRRLDRPWSANHLQPYRAG